In a single window of the Massilia oculi genome:
- a CDS encoding catalase yields the protein MTNSKHTSPVDGAGSILSTVSGPSDANPPKSLGVSNPVADRLLDKIPSEQELAADRPYNATKASEYGDAARTPTEGETFQPSTHAATGSTASEIIANDKVGDGNPPEGENPTTDPLDRVRVDPAKRHLTTNQGVPVADNQHSLKAGLRGPTLLEDFILREKISHFDHERIPERVVHARGSAAHGYFEAYDDFSELTRAAPFSKKGKRTPVFLRFSTVAGERGSTDTARDVRGFAVKFYTEEGNWDLVGNNMPVFFIQDAMKFPDLVHAAKPEPHHAMPQAATAHDTFWDFASLSPEIAHMLMWTMSDRAIPRSYRTMQGFGVHTFRLVNAQGESRFVKFHWTPMQGTHSLVWDEAVRISGADPDFHRRDLWEAIEAGNFPEWELGLQIFTEEQAAGFPFDVLDPTKIVPEELVPLTPVGKMVLDRNPDNFFAETEQVAFCTSHVVPGIDFSNDPLLQGRNFSYQDTQLTRLGGPNFHEIPINSPIVQIQNNQRDGFHRQAINRGRVNYEPNSLGGGAPFQAEKAGFTSFPERIVSEDKVRGKPELFADHYSQARLFWQSQTPAEQNHIVNAFRFELTRVQTPAVRIRTLALLANVDDTLVARVAEGLGLEVPAPLPLATDAPIPSYPPSPSLSLLSRPGQTGIKGRRVAVLIASGVDDKAVKKQYASLLKDGAVPRMVGNMLGKVTARDGDPIDVEISVEAGPSVMYDAVIVPDGAPAVEALAKNAQVLEFLREQYRHGKPILAYGSGSDLLAKAMIPQKLPDGSADPGLVMGDPANAEAALDAFKTALAGHRVFARETDPPSV from the coding sequence ATGACCAATTCCAAGCACACCAGCCCGGTAGACGGCGCCGGCTCGATCCTGAGCACCGTCTCCGGTCCGTCGGACGCCAATCCACCGAAAAGCCTGGGTGTCAGCAACCCGGTCGCCGACCGCCTGCTCGACAAGATTCCGTCCGAACAGGAACTGGCGGCCGACCGCCCCTACAACGCCACCAAGGCCAGCGAATACGGCGACGCCGCGCGCACGCCGACCGAGGGCGAGACCTTCCAGCCGTCCACCCATGCCGCCACCGGCAGCACCGCCAGCGAGATCATCGCCAACGACAAGGTCGGCGACGGCAATCCGCCGGAGGGCGAGAATCCGACGACGGACCCGCTCGACCGCGTGCGCGTCGATCCGGCCAAGCGTCACCTGACCACCAACCAGGGCGTGCCGGTGGCCGACAACCAGCATTCGCTCAAGGCCGGCCTGCGCGGCCCGACCCTGCTCGAAGACTTCATACTGCGCGAGAAGATCAGCCACTTCGACCACGAACGCATCCCCGAGCGCGTGGTGCATGCGCGCGGCTCGGCCGCCCATGGCTACTTCGAGGCCTATGACGACTTCAGCGAACTGACCCGCGCGGCGCCGTTCTCGAAGAAGGGCAAGCGCACCCCGGTATTCCTGCGCTTCTCGACCGTGGCCGGCGAGCGCGGCTCGACCGACACCGCACGCGACGTGCGCGGCTTCGCCGTCAAGTTCTACACCGAGGAAGGCAACTGGGACCTGGTGGGCAACAACATGCCCGTGTTCTTCATCCAGGACGCGATGAAGTTCCCCGACCTGGTGCACGCGGCCAAGCCGGAACCGCACCACGCGATGCCGCAGGCGGCCACCGCCCACGACACCTTCTGGGACTTCGCCTCGCTGTCGCCCGAGATCGCGCACATGCTGATGTGGACGATGTCCGACCGCGCCATCCCGCGCAGCTACCGCACCATGCAGGGCTTCGGCGTGCACACCTTCCGCCTGGTCAACGCCCAGGGCGAATCGCGCTTCGTCAAGTTCCACTGGACCCCGATGCAGGGCACCCATTCGCTGGTATGGGACGAAGCGGTGCGCATCTCGGGCGCCGATCCCGACTTCCACCGGCGCGACCTGTGGGAGGCGATCGAAGCCGGCAACTTCCCCGAATGGGAACTGGGCCTGCAGATCTTCACCGAAGAACAGGCCGCGGGCTTCCCGTTCGACGTGCTGGACCCGACCAAGATCGTGCCGGAAGAGCTGGTGCCGCTCACGCCGGTGGGCAAGATGGTCCTGGACCGCAACCCCGACAACTTCTTCGCCGAGACCGAGCAGGTGGCGTTCTGCACCTCGCACGTGGTGCCGGGCATCGACTTTTCCAACGACCCGCTGCTGCAAGGCCGTAACTTCTCCTACCAGGACACCCAGCTCACCCGCCTGGGCGGCCCGAACTTCCACGAGATTCCGATCAACTCGCCGATCGTCCAGATCCAGAACAACCAGCGCGACGGCTTCCACCGCCAGGCGATCAACCGCGGCCGCGTGAACTACGAACCGAATTCGCTCGGCGGCGGCGCTCCGTTCCAGGCCGAGAAAGCGGGCTTCACCAGCTTCCCGGAACGCATCGTCAGCGAAGACAAGGTACGCGGCAAGCCCGAGCTGTTCGCCGACCACTATTCGCAGGCGCGCCTGTTCTGGCAGAGCCAGACCCCGGCCGAGCAGAACCACATCGTCAACGCCTTCCGCTTCGAGCTGACCCGGGTGCAGACGCCGGCGGTGCGCATCCGCACGCTGGCACTGCTGGCCAACGTCGATGACACCCTGGTGGCGCGCGTGGCCGAGGGCCTGGGCCTGGAGGTGCCGGCACCGCTGCCGCTGGCGACCGATGCGCCGATCCCGAGCTATCCGCCGTCGCCGTCGCTGTCGTTGCTGAGCCGTCCGGGCCAGACCGGCATCAAGGGCCGCCGCGTCGCGGTCCTGATCGCCAGCGGCGTGGACGACAAGGCGGTCAAGAAACAGTACGCGAGCCTGCTCAAGGACGGCGCCGTGCCGCGCATGGTCGGCAATATGCTGGGCAAGGTGACGGCGCGCGATGGCGACCCGATCGACGTCGAGATCTCGGTCGAGGCCGGGCCGTCGGTGATGTACGACGCCGTGATCGTGCCGGACGGCGCGCCCGCGGTCGAGGCGCTGGCGAAGAATGCCCAGGTGCTGGAGTTCCTGCGCGAACAGTACCGCCACGGCAAGCCGATCCTGGCCTACGGTTCCGGTTCCGACCTGCTGGCGAAAGCCATGATCCCGCAGAAGCTGCCGGACGGTTCGGCCGATCCGGGACTGGTCATGGGCGACCCTGCCAATGCCGAAGCGGCGCTCGACGCCTTCAAGACCGCGCTGGCCGGCCATCGCGTGTTCGCGCGCGAGACCGATCCTCCCTCGGTCTGA
- the rsfS gene encoding ribosome silencing factor codes for MDIKKLQTLVVDALEDVKGQDIVLFDTTHLTSLFDRIAVVSGTSNRQTKALAASVRDKVKAAGGDVVGLEGEDTGEWVLVDLGDMIVHIMQPAIRQYYRLEEIWGEKPVKLGAAKRKSTVEGIEADAAKPKSKHLAANQAQEEAKPVNERKPAAKRATKAAAETAAKPAARKPAAKKAPAKAVPTGKTVKVAPSKTEVAAVEATKAKPPKRVSKTAAPKAAPAADAPVKKVIRRIKKDAE; via the coding sequence ATGGATATCAAGAAACTGCAAACCCTCGTCGTCGACGCCCTGGAAGACGTGAAGGGCCAGGACATCGTCCTGTTCGACACGACCCACCTGACCAGCCTGTTCGACCGCATCGCCGTGGTCTCGGGTACGTCGAACCGCCAGACCAAGGCGCTGGCCGCATCGGTGCGCGACAAGGTCAAGGCGGCGGGCGGCGACGTGGTCGGCCTGGAAGGCGAAGACACCGGCGAATGGGTGCTGGTCGACCTGGGCGACATGATCGTCCACATCATGCAGCCGGCCATCCGCCAATACTACCGCCTCGAAGAAATCTGGGGCGAGAAGCCGGTCAAGCTGGGCGCCGCCAAGCGCAAGTCGACCGTCGAGGGCATCGAAGCCGACGCCGCCAAGCCGAAGTCGAAGCACCTCGCCGCCAACCAGGCGCAGGAAGAAGCCAAGCCGGTCAACGAACGCAAGCCGGCCGCCAAGCGCGCGACCAAGGCCGCCGCCGAGACCGCCGCCAAGCCTGCCGCCAGGAAGCCGGCCGCCAAGAAAGCCCCAGCCAAGGCAGTCCCGACCGGCAAGACCGTGAAGGTCGCGCCGAGCAAGACCGAAGTCGCCGCCGTCGAAGCGACCAAGGCCAAGCCACCGAAGCGCGTGAGCAAGACTGCCGCACCGAAGGCCGCCCCGGCCGCCGATGCGCCGGTCAAGAAGGTGATCCGCCGCATCAAGAAGGACGCTGAGTAA
- the hemF gene encoding oxygen-dependent coproporphyrinogen oxidase: protein MSSPNPAAIKAWLLELQARIVHGLEQVDGKPFLREEWQRPEGGGGISRLVEEGNVLERGGVNFSHVRGATLPASATAVRPELAGRAWEAMGVSLVLHPRNPHAPTVHMNVRFFEATAPGKEPVWWFGGGMDLTPYYGEVEDARHFHQVCHDALAPFGDGLHPRFKTWCDDYFYLKHRKEPRGVGGIFFDDFNELGFEQSYAMVRTVGERFLDAYLPILARRKDQPYGERERDFQAYRRGRYVEFNLVWDRGTLFGLQSGGRTEAILMSMPPIVKWRYDWHPEPGSPEARLYSDFLVHRDWLAP from the coding sequence ATGTCTTCCCCCAATCCCGCCGCCATCAAGGCCTGGCTGCTCGAGCTCCAGGCGCGCATCGTCCACGGTCTCGAACAGGTCGACGGCAAGCCGTTCCTGCGCGAGGAATGGCAGCGCCCCGAGGGCGGCGGCGGCATCTCGCGCCTGGTCGAGGAAGGCAACGTCCTCGAACGGGGCGGCGTGAATTTCTCGCATGTGCGCGGCGCCACGCTGCCGGCGTCGGCCACCGCCGTGCGTCCGGAACTGGCGGGCCGCGCCTGGGAAGCGATGGGCGTGTCGCTGGTGCTGCATCCGCGTAACCCCCATGCGCCGACGGTGCACATGAACGTGCGTTTCTTCGAGGCGACCGCGCCCGGCAAGGAGCCGGTCTGGTGGTTCGGCGGCGGCATGGACCTGACCCCGTACTACGGCGAAGTCGAAGACGCGCGCCACTTCCACCAGGTCTGCCACGACGCGCTGGCGCCGTTCGGCGACGGGTTGCATCCGCGCTTCAAGACCTGGTGCGACGATTACTTCTACCTGAAGCACCGCAAGGAACCGCGCGGCGTCGGCGGCATCTTCTTCGACGATTTCAACGAGCTCGGCTTCGAGCAATCGTACGCCATGGTGAGGACCGTCGGCGAGCGCTTCCTGGACGCCTACCTGCCGATCCTGGCGCGCCGCAAGGACCAGCCGTATGGCGAACGCGAGCGCGACTTCCAGGCCTACCGGCGCGGCCGCTACGTCGAGTTCAACCTGGTGTGGGACCGCGGCACCCTGTTCGGCCTGCAGTCGGGCGGACGGACCGAGGCGATCCTGATGTCGATGCCGCCGATCGTCAAATGGCGCTACGACTGGCATCCCGAACCCGGCAGCCCTGAAGCACGACTGTATTCCGACTTCCTGGTGCACCGGGACTGGCTGGCGCCGTGA
- the rng gene encoding ribonuclease G has protein sequence MNEDILINITPQETRVALILQGAVQELHIERTLTRGLAGNVYLGKVVRVLPGMQSAFIDIGLERAAFLHVADIWEARSHDGGNAPPTPIEKLLFDGQVLTVQVIKDPIGTKGARLSTQISIAGRMLVYLPQDHHIGISQKIEKEAERERLRAHLQSLLPAEEKGGYIVRTMAEEASSDDIAADVDYLRKTWGAIVQGARTLPPTTLLYQDLSLAQRVLRDFVHDETASIQVDSRENFLKLAEFAQVYTPSVLSRMAHYTGERPLFDLYGVEEEILRALGRRVDLKSGGYLIVDQTEAMTTIDVNTGGYVGGRNFADTIFKTNLEAAHAIARQLRLRNLGGIIILDFIDMENNEHRNAVLAELKKTLARDRTKVSVSGFSALGLVEMTRKRTRESLAHILCEPCPACSGKGQVKTSRTICYEILRELLREAKQFNPREFRIVAGQEVIDLFLEEESQHLAMLGDFIGKRISLQVEKGYHQEQYDVILM, from the coding sequence ATGAACGAAGACATCCTCATCAACATCACACCGCAGGAAACGCGCGTCGCGCTGATCCTGCAGGGCGCGGTACAGGAGCTGCACATCGAGCGCACGCTCACGCGCGGGTTGGCGGGGAACGTCTATCTGGGCAAGGTGGTGCGCGTGCTGCCGGGAATGCAGTCGGCCTTCATCGACATCGGCCTGGAGCGCGCCGCCTTCCTGCACGTGGCCGACATCTGGGAAGCGCGCAGCCACGACGGTGGCAACGCCCCGCCCACCCCGATCGAAAAACTGCTGTTCGACGGCCAGGTGCTGACCGTGCAGGTCATCAAGGACCCGATCGGCACCAAGGGTGCGCGCCTTTCCACCCAGATCTCGATCGCCGGCCGCATGCTGGTGTATCTGCCGCAAGACCACCACATCGGCATCTCGCAGAAGATCGAGAAGGAAGCCGAGCGCGAACGCCTGCGCGCCCACCTGCAAAGCCTGCTGCCGGCCGAGGAAAAAGGCGGCTACATCGTGCGCACGATGGCCGAGGAAGCCTCGAGCGACGACATCGCCGCCGACGTCGACTACCTGCGCAAGACCTGGGGCGCCATCGTGCAAGGCGCGCGCACCCTGCCGCCCACCACCCTGCTGTACCAGGACCTGAGCCTGGCCCAGCGCGTGCTGCGCGATTTCGTGCACGACGAGACGGCCAGCATCCAGGTCGACTCGCGCGAGAACTTCCTCAAGCTGGCCGAATTCGCCCAGGTCTACACCCCGAGCGTGCTGTCGCGCATGGCGCACTACACCGGCGAGCGGCCGCTGTTCGACCTGTACGGCGTGGAAGAGGAAATCCTGCGCGCCCTGGGCCGGCGCGTGGACCTCAAGTCCGGCGGCTACCTGATCGTCGACCAGACCGAGGCGATGACGACCATCGACGTCAATACCGGCGGCTACGTCGGCGGACGCAATTTCGCCGACACGATCTTCAAGACCAACCTGGAGGCGGCGCACGCCATCGCGCGCCAGCTGCGCCTGCGCAACCTGGGCGGCATCATCATCCTCGACTTCATCGACATGGAGAACAACGAGCACCGCAACGCGGTGCTGGCCGAGCTCAAGAAAACCCTGGCGCGCGACCGCACCAAGGTCTCGGTGAGCGGCTTCTCGGCGCTGGGCCTGGTCGAGATGACGAGGAAGCGCACCCGCGAATCGCTGGCCCACATCCTGTGCGAGCCCTGCCCGGCCTGTTCGGGCAAGGGGCAGGTGAAAACCAGCCGCACGATCTGCTACGAGATCCTGCGCGAACTGCTGCGCGAAGCCAAGCAGTTCAACCCGCGCGAATTCCGCATCGTCGCCGGGCAGGAGGTGATCGATCTGTTCCTGGAAGAAGAATCGCAGCATCTCGCCATGCTGGGAGACTTCATCGGCAAGCGCATTTCGTTGCAGGTCGAAAAGGGTTATCACCAGGAGCAATACGACGTCATTCTCATGTGA
- the rlmH gene encoding 23S rRNA (pseudouridine(1915)-N(3))-methyltransferase RlmH: protein MQLIIAAVGHKMPAWIESGFTEYTKRMPPELRIVLKEIKPVERSGSKTAATAMALERERIEAALPKGVRIVALDERGKDLTSVGLSQQLETWQRDGRDTAFLIGGADGLDPELKARAEGLIRISSMTLPHGIVRVMLAEQLYRAWSITQNHPYHRV from the coding sequence ATGCAGTTGATCATTGCCGCGGTCGGCCACAAGATGCCGGCCTGGATCGAGTCCGGCTTCACCGAGTACACGAAGCGCATGCCGCCCGAGCTGCGCATCGTGCTCAAGGAAATCAAGCCGGTCGAGCGCTCCGGCAGCAAGACCGCCGCCACCGCGATGGCGCTCGAGCGCGAGCGCATCGAGGCCGCCCTGCCGAAGGGCGTGCGCATCGTCGCCCTGGACGAACGCGGCAAGGACCTGACCAGCGTCGGCCTCTCGCAACAACTGGAAACCTGGCAGCGCGACGGCCGCGACACCGCCTTCCTGATCGGCGGGGCCGATGGCCTCGATCCCGAACTGAAGGCGCGTGCCGAAGGACTGATCCGCATCTCCAGCATGACCCTGCCGCACGGAATCGTCCGGGTCATGCTGGCGGAACAGCTCTACCGCGCCTGGTCGATCACCCAGAACCACCCTTACCATCGGGTCTGA
- a CDS encoding nicotinate-nucleotide adenylyltransferase produces the protein MTGTRSAPGRNRCIAVLGGSFDPVHQGHVALARLFAGLLRPDALRILPAGQPWQKNGLQASDRDRVAMLELAFEALKSPSLPVTIDLQEIERNTPTYTVETLRALRQELGPRTSIVFLMGADQLRKLDSWNEWRELFALANLGVATRPGYDLAQEALPPMVAQELSTRLATPDTVRLLAHGKVCLAPTLDVDLSSSQLRAALQSGADASALGMAQVLDYIQQHNLYKN, from the coding sequence GTGACCGGCACCAGGAGCGCGCCGGGACGCAACCGCTGCATCGCCGTCCTCGGCGGCAGCTTCGATCCGGTGCATCAGGGCCACGTCGCGCTGGCGCGGCTGTTCGCCGGCCTGTTGCGGCCGGACGCCTTGCGCATCCTGCCGGCCGGCCAGCCGTGGCAAAAGAACGGCCTCCAGGCCAGCGACCGCGACCGGGTCGCGATGCTGGAGCTGGCGTTCGAGGCCTTGAAGAGCCCGAGCCTGCCGGTCACGATCGACCTGCAGGAAATCGAACGGAACACGCCAACGTATACGGTCGAGACGCTGCGCGCGCTGCGCCAGGAACTTGGGCCGCGCACCTCGATCGTGTTCCTGATGGGCGCCGACCAGTTGCGCAAGCTCGATAGCTGGAACGAATGGCGCGAGCTGTTTGCCCTTGCCAACCTGGGCGTGGCGACGCGTCCCGGCTACGACCTGGCGCAGGAAGCATTGCCACCGATGGTGGCCCAAGAACTGTCGACGCGGCTTGCAACGCCCGACACCGTGCGCCTGCTGGCGCACGGAAAAGTCTGCCTTGCGCCGACGCTGGATGTGGACCTCTCGTCCAGCCAGCTCCGTGCGGCCTTGCAATCCGGCGCGGATGCAAGCGCGCTCGGGATGGCGCAAGTGCTAGACTATATTCAACAACATAACCTGTACAAAAACTAA
- the purD gene encoding phosphoribosylamine--glycine ligase: MKILVVGSGGREHALAWKLAQSERIQTVFVAPGNGGTALDDRLVTVDVTEPEALADFVVAEGVALTLVGPEAPLAAGIVNLFRSRGLKIFGPTREAAQLESSKDFAKAFMHRHGIPTARYETFSDAAAAHAYIDANGAPIVIKADGLAAGKGVVVAMSLEEAHAAVDHMLSDNAFGDAGARIVIEEFLAGEEASFIVMCDGKNVLALATSQDHKRLKDNDQGPNTGGMGAYSPAPIVTPSMHARVMREIINPTIQGMARDGIPFTGFLYAGLMIDADGNPRTLEFNCRMGDPETQPIMARLKSDFATVLEHACNGTLDTVELEWDRRTAVGVVMAAAGYPDSPRKGDVIDGIPAEVPECVTFHAGTKLVDGKLQTSGGRVLCVVGLGDSVKMAQKQAYEGVEKIHFNGAQYRRDIGWRGVK, from the coding sequence ATGAAAATCCTCGTAGTCGGCTCGGGCGGCCGCGAACACGCGCTGGCGTGGAAACTGGCCCAATCGGAACGCATCCAGACGGTCTTCGTCGCGCCCGGCAACGGCGGCACCGCGCTCGACGACCGCCTGGTGACGGTCGACGTGACCGAACCAGAGGCGCTGGCCGACTTCGTGGTGGCGGAGGGCGTGGCCCTGACCCTGGTCGGCCCGGAAGCGCCGCTGGCGGCCGGCATCGTCAACCTGTTCCGCTCGCGCGGCCTCAAGATCTTCGGCCCCACCCGCGAGGCGGCCCAGCTCGAGAGCTCGAAGGATTTCGCCAAGGCCTTCATGCACCGCCACGGCATCCCGACCGCCAGGTACGAGACATTCTCCGACGCCGCCGCGGCCCACGCCTACATCGACGCCAACGGCGCGCCGATCGTCATCAAGGCCGACGGCCTGGCGGCCGGCAAGGGCGTGGTGGTCGCGATGTCGCTGGAAGAAGCCCACGCTGCGGTCGACCACATGTTGTCCGATAACGCCTTCGGCGACGCCGGCGCCCGCATCGTGATCGAAGAATTCCTGGCCGGCGAGGAAGCCAGCTTCATCGTCATGTGCGACGGCAAGAACGTGCTGGCGCTGGCCACCAGCCAGGACCACAAGCGCCTGAAGGACAACGACCAGGGCCCGAACACGGGCGGCATGGGCGCCTACTCGCCGGCGCCGATCGTGACGCCGTCGATGCATGCGCGCGTGATGCGCGAGATCATCAACCCGACCATCCAGGGCATGGCGCGCGACGGCATCCCATTCACCGGCTTCCTGTACGCCGGCCTGATGATCGACGCCGACGGCAATCCACGCACGCTCGAGTTCAACTGCCGCATGGGCGACCCGGAAACCCAGCCGATCATGGCGCGCCTGAAGAGCGACTTCGCCACCGTGCTGGAACACGCCTGCAACGGCACCCTCGACACGGTCGAGCTGGAATGGGACCGCCGCACCGCCGTGGGCGTCGTGATGGCGGCCGCCGGCTATCCGGACAGTCCGCGCAAGGGCGACGTCATCGACGGCATCCCCGCCGAAGTACCGGAATGCGTCACCTTCCACGCCGGCACCAAACTAGTGGACGGCAAGCTGCAGACCAGCGGTGGGCGCGTGCTGTGCGTGGTGGGCCTGGGCGACAGCGTCAAGATGGCGCAGAAGCAGGCATATGAAGGCGTCGAGAAGATCCACTTCAATGGCGCGCAGTACCGGCGCGACATCGGCTGGCGCGGCGTGAAGTAA
- a CDS encoding Maf family protein produces MKNQHNKIYLASKSPRRRELLRQIGVDFELMLLRSDPGRAVDVSEDVLPGEDVHDYVARVARAKGAFAFNLLLQRRQPLRPVLTADTTVTIDGEILGKPADNREAVAMLERLSGRTHQVLTSVAVHSQHVAEQVTQVSNVRFATLTPARIRAYCATLEPYDKAGGYGIQGPAALFIEHIEGSHSGIMGLPLFETANLLRKAGLAI; encoded by the coding sequence ATGAAAAACCAGCACAATAAAATCTATCTCGCTTCCAAGAGCCCGCGCCGGCGCGAACTGCTGCGCCAGATCGGGGTCGACTTCGAACTGATGCTGCTGCGCAGCGACCCGGGCCGCGCGGTCGACGTCAGCGAGGACGTGCTGCCTGGCGAAGACGTCCACGATTACGTGGCGCGCGTGGCCCGCGCCAAGGGCGCCTTCGCCTTCAACCTGCTGTTGCAGCGGCGCCAGCCGCTGCGCCCGGTGCTGACGGCCGACACCACCGTCACGATCGACGGCGAGATCCTCGGCAAGCCGGCGGATAACCGAGAAGCGGTCGCCATGCTGGAGCGCCTGTCCGGGCGCACCCACCAGGTGCTGACCTCGGTGGCCGTGCACTCCCAGCACGTGGCCGAGCAAGTCACGCAAGTGTCGAACGTACGCTTCGCTACCCTCACCCCGGCCCGGATCAGGGCCTATTGCGCCACGCTGGAGCCCTACGACAAGGCCGGTGGCTACGGCATCCAGGGCCCGGCGGCGCTGTTCATCGAGCACATCGAGGGCAGCCATTCGGGCATCATGGGCTTGCCCCTGTTCGAGACCGCCAACCTGCTGCGCAAGGCGGGTTTGGCAATCTGA
- a CDS encoding YebC/PmpR family DNA-binding transcriptional regulator, which yields MAGHSKWANIKHKKAATDAKRGKIWTRLIKEITVAARMGGSDIASNPRLRLAVEKAADANMPKDNVTRAIQRGSGELEGVNYEEVRYEGYGIGGAAIIVDCLTDNRVRTVAEVRHAFSKFGGNMGTEGSVAFMFKHTGQFLFAPGVDEDKLMEAALEAGADDVMADEEGGFEVLCDPHAFSAVKEALEAAGFKAEVAEVIMKPATETVFTGEDAVKMQKLLDALENLDDVQEVFTNAVIEE from the coding sequence ATGGCTGGACACAGCAAATGGGCCAATATCAAGCATAAAAAAGCCGCTACCGACGCCAAGCGCGGCAAGATCTGGACGCGCCTGATCAAGGAGATCACCGTGGCCGCGCGCATGGGCGGGAGCGACATCGCTTCCAACCCGCGCTTGCGCCTGGCGGTCGAGAAGGCCGCGGACGCGAATATGCCGAAGGATAACGTCACCCGCGCGATCCAGCGCGGCTCGGGCGAGCTCGAAGGCGTCAACTATGAAGAAGTGCGCTACGAAGGCTATGGCATCGGCGGCGCGGCGATCATCGTCGACTGCCTGACCGACAACCGTGTCCGCACCGTGGCCGAAGTGCGCCATGCCTTCAGCAAGTTCGGCGGCAATATGGGCACCGAAGGCTCGGTCGCCTTCATGTTCAAGCACACCGGCCAGTTCCTGTTCGCGCCGGGCGTCGACGAGGACAAGCTGATGGAAGCCGCGCTCGAAGCCGGCGCCGACGACGTCATGGCCGACGAAGAGGGCGGCTTCGAAGTGCTGTGCGATCCGCACGCCTTCTCCGCCGTGAAAGAAGCACTGGAAGCAGCCGGCTTCAAGGCCGAAGTGGCCGAAGTCATCATGAAGCCCGCCACCGAGACCGTGTTCACGGGCGAGGACGCGGTCAAGATGCAGAAACTCCTCGATGCGCTGGAAAACCTGGACGACGTCCAGGAAGTCTTCACCAACGCCGTGATCGAAGAATAA
- a CDS encoding zinc ribbon domain-containing protein: MFCSHCGAQMAPDAAYCSVCGKAAGTAPVNLDKPSAPAPHAEGDIPEGVKGWSWGAFLLNWIWAIGNRSWIGLLAIVPYVGWIMAFWLGFKGREMAWKNKQWESLEHFNRVQRKWSQWGIGITIAAIVLGVIAAMLAPDVEVDRTVTVQRSEAPARDDDAAVTARGIVDSNADNLPASLSTVAGLLDRRTNADGSRAVTLGGRVLFSGEDAGWQFPLRSFALSGGKEAILMASSGGRGASCDTLFFFLLADASGLRPTPMFGTCAARGSYVQRGDTIELELPDVNGASTFVLEDGVVAKDGQVVSMTGMNDPSR, translated from the coding sequence ATGTTCTGTTCACATTGCGGCGCGCAGATGGCGCCCGACGCCGCCTATTGCTCCGTGTGCGGCAAGGCCGCCGGCACGGCCCCGGTCAACCTGGACAAGCCTTCCGCGCCCGCGCCGCACGCGGAAGGCGACATTCCCGAAGGGGTGAAGGGCTGGAGCTGGGGCGCCTTCCTGCTCAACTGGATCTGGGCGATCGGCAACCGCAGCTGGATCGGCCTGCTGGCGATCGTTCCCTACGTCGGCTGGATCATGGCGTTCTGGCTCGGCTTCAAGGGCCGCGAGATGGCCTGGAAGAACAAGCAATGGGAGAGCCTGGAACATTTCAACCGGGTCCAGAGAAAGTGGTCGCAGTGGGGCATCGGCATCACGATCGCCGCCATCGTCCTTGGCGTGATCGCGGCCATGCTCGCGCCCGATGTGGAGGTGGACCGCACGGTCACCGTGCAGCGCAGCGAAGCGCCGGCGCGCGATGACGACGCCGCCGTCACCGCGCGCGGCATCGTCGACAGCAATGCCGACAACCTGCCGGCCTCGCTGTCGACCGTCGCCGGCCTGCTCGACCGCCGTACGAATGCCGACGGCAGCCGCGCCGTCACCCTGGGCGGCAGGGTCTTGTTCAGCGGCGAAGACGCCGGCTGGCAGTTCCCGCTGCGCAGCTTCGCGCTGTCTGGCGGCAAGGAGGCGATCCTGATGGCCAGCAGCGGCGGCCGCGGCGCCAGCTGCGACACCCTGTTTTTCTTCCTGCTGGCCGATGCGTCCGGGCTCAGGCCGACGCCGATGTTCGGCACCTGCGCCGCGCGCGGCAGCTACGTGCAGCGCGGCGACACGATCGAGCTCGAACTACCGGACGTCAACGGCGCCTCGACGTTCGTGCTCGAGGATGGCGTCGTGGCCAAGGATGGCCAGGTCGTGAGCATGACCGGCATGAACGATCCTTCGCGCTGA